In Silvanigrella paludirubra, one DNA window encodes the following:
- a CDS encoding rhodanese-like domain-containing protein — translation MKLSCVEFAKMYKDGDLSKKVLLDVRDVSECSAGMLNGSINIPVAELDSRFSEISKDKEIFIYCKSGGRAERAEMFLNYMGFKETRVASPGGYNELKDLI, via the coding sequence ATGAAATTAAGTTGTGTTGAATTTGCGAAAATGTATAAAGACGGGGATCTCAGTAAAAAAGTTTTATTGGATGTTCGTGATGTTAGTGAATGTTCAGCGGGAATGCTTAATGGAAGTATAAATATTCCGGTAGCAGAATTAGATTCTCGTTTTTCAGAAATTTCAAAAGATAAAGAAATATTTATTTACTGTAAATCAGGGGGACGAGCGGAAAGAGCCGAAATGTTCTTAAATTATATGGGTTTTAAAGAAACTCGTGTAGCAAGCCCAGGTGGTTATAATGAGTTAAAAGATTTAATATAA
- a CDS encoding response regulator has protein sequence MAKTILIVDDVPTIRSLAKFALSKGGFNVLEAQDGSVGLSVAKSKNIDLVISALNMPVMGGFELAKALKADPKTQNIPIFILTKDTNPEDAQTGKEIGVKAWIIKPFVPDKLLAAVKKALN, from the coding sequence ATGGCAAAGACAATTTTGATTGTCGATGACGTTCCCACAATACGAAGTCTTGCAAAATTTGCTCTTTCTAAAGGAGGCTTTAACGTTTTAGAAGCGCAAGATGGATCTGTAGGCTTGTCTGTAGCAAAAAGCAAAAATATCGATCTTGTGATTTCCGCTTTAAACATGCCCGTTATGGGTGGTTTTGAACTTGCAAAAGCATTAAAAGCAGACCCAAAAACACAAAATATCCCTATTTTTATTTTAACAAAAGATACCAATCCAGAAGATGCTCAAACAGGCAAAGAAATTGGTGTTAAAGCTTGGATTATTAAACCATTTGTACCAGACAAACTGCTTGCTGCCGTTAAAAAAGCTTTAAATTAA
- a CDS encoding ATP-binding protein, whose protein sequence is MAKTFSCLLVGVDVITVEIETVIGTGFSGLNILGLNTEATRDMRERIRSALESIGIPIPSKRIIVNITPSEFIKISRIPLSQLDFAVAGCIIYALIDDNEKQNKLFKPENEFLAGELSLSGKLKEIQNPLIYQSAIIQNNNNIKLCLPRKNLSYNSIFLENKTEFFDSIDEWYQKRKKLNKINSIEFIPKEINISEPKINSTLNIKEIENTITVLMKNPKLCVSLLIAALGHHHILIAGEPGVGKSFGLQKIYQFLDPLNEIEMIDVKLIHSVSSHVARPFRSPHHSATPAALIGGSSLKPGEVSLAHKGVLFLDELSEFSSSSLESLREPLDSGEVFISRAGGHIRYPAQFLLCATTNPCSCGYLFSKIKSCRCNPKESRKYLQKLSGPLLDRFCLQVWIDSPIEMSEMDIFSAYLLDLYSKKKIKFFSENFIDAKKKYNDLKKQNKILSEIEKYLIMDERFCSLSLRGQKKIYNIAFSFYCLFNEIEINKLFVESVMSFRELDRMFLQRNIF, encoded by the coding sequence ATGGCAAAAACATTTTCCTGTTTATTAGTTGGTGTCGATGTTATCACTGTTGAAATTGAAACCGTAATTGGGACAGGTTTTTCTGGATTAAATATTTTAGGTTTAAATACGGAAGCAACTCGAGATATGAGGGAACGAATTCGTTCTGCATTAGAGTCTATAGGAATTCCAATTCCTTCTAAGAGAATTATAGTAAATATTACACCAAGTGAGTTTATAAAAATATCGCGTATTCCTTTATCGCAGTTGGATTTTGCTGTTGCTGGATGTATTATTTATGCTTTAATTGATGATAACGAAAAACAAAATAAATTATTTAAACCAGAGAATGAATTTTTGGCAGGAGAACTTTCTCTGTCTGGAAAGTTAAAAGAGATTCAAAATCCACTCATTTATCAATCTGCAATTATTCAAAATAATAATAATATTAAATTATGTCTCCCTAGAAAAAATTTAAGCTATAATTCCATTTTTTTAGAAAACAAAACAGAATTTTTTGATAGTATAGATGAATGGTATCAAAAAAGAAAAAAGTTAAATAAGATAAATTCTATAGAGTTTATTCCCAAAGAAATTAATATATCTGAACCAAAAATAAATAGTACATTAAACATAAAAGAAATAGAAAATACAATTACAGTTTTAATGAAAAATCCAAAACTATGTGTTTCATTATTAATTGCAGCTTTAGGTCATCATCATATTTTGATTGCTGGTGAACCTGGTGTTGGAAAAAGTTTTGGTTTACAAAAAATTTACCAATTTCTTGATCCCTTAAATGAAATTGAAATGATAGATGTAAAGTTGATTCATTCTGTTTCAAGTCATGTTGCTAGGCCATTTCGTTCTCCTCATCATTCTGCTACTCCAGCTGCTTTAATAGGAGGAAGTTCATTAAAGCCAGGAGAAGTATCTTTGGCTCATAAAGGTGTTTTATTTTTAGATGAACTTTCTGAGTTTTCTAGTTCAAGTTTAGAGTCATTAAGAGAGCCTTTAGATTCTGGTGAGGTATTTATTTCAAGAGCGGGTGGACATATACGTTACCCCGCTCAGTTTTTATTATGTGCTACAACAAATCCATGCTCTTGTGGTTATTTATTCTCTAAAATAAAATCTTGTCGCTGTAATCCTAAAGAAAGTAGAAAATATTTACAAAAGTTAAGCGGACCACTTTTAGATCGATTTTGCCTTCAGGTTTGGATTGATTCTCCGATTGAAATGAGTGAAATGGATATTTTTTCAGCTTATTTACTAGATTTGTATTCTAAAAAGAAAATTAAATTTTTTTCTGAAAATTTCATTGATGCGAAGAAAAAATATAACGACTTAAAAAAACAAAATAAAATACTTTCGGAAATCGAAAAATACCTTATAATGGATGAAAGATTTTGTTCTTTATCTCTTAGAGGTCAAAAAAAG